In Nitrosophilus labii, the following proteins share a genomic window:
- a CDS encoding NnrS family protein, protein MQFSTGPQQLSKRDYFFSQPHQPFFVLGLINAILFMLLFIPSYKGLFEIEAKFLHSYSMIFLVFTNFFYGFLYTTFPRFSGTMPIHPRKYLVVFLFNFFASLTFLVSIWLNFAFYVTALLMAISFGYTIKIFYEIYKECRLPKKDQYWLIVSLGVGAISNLLFLLSFIPCSCKTNVFYETAINFGIYLYLIFLAFVVAFRMVPFFSHVMNWKKNEKLHIQIFALFLLHSFLTGIYPKAVFLVDLIAALLLTIELKNIKFPFPNREPLLWILHIALFWLPLGLFLGGIIEFFETWFGLYSFKLSLHILVLGFLTTILIGFGTRVTLGHSSNMLIVDKVTVYIFYFTQVVLLGRIIFSITAYFGKISPFFDISATLWIVLFIWWMAKYFKILAFGEKVIPK, encoded by the coding sequence ATGCAATTTAGTACAGGACCTCAACAATTATCAAAAAGAGACTACTTCTTTTCCCAACCACATCAGCCTTTTTTTGTTTTAGGTCTTATAAATGCAATACTTTTTATGCTGCTATTCATACCTTCATATAAAGGCTTGTTTGAAATAGAGGCTAAATTTTTACATAGCTACTCAATGATCTTTTTAGTTTTTACAAACTTTTTTTACGGTTTTTTATATACCACCTTTCCTAGATTTTCAGGAACAATGCCGATCCATCCTAGAAAATATCTGGTTGTATTTTTATTTAACTTTTTTGCCTCTTTGACGTTTTTAGTCTCTATCTGGCTAAATTTCGCCTTTTATGTTACGGCTCTTTTGATGGCTATAAGCTTTGGATATACCATAAAGATATTTTACGAGATATACAAAGAGTGTAGGCTACCTAAAAAAGACCAATACTGGCTTATAGTATCTTTGGGGGTGGGGGCTATATCAAATCTACTCTTTTTACTCTCTTTTATCCCTTGTAGTTGTAAAACAAACGTATTTTACGAAACGGCTATCAATTTTGGAATATATCTTTATCTTATATTTTTAGCTTTTGTAGTAGCTTTCAGGATGGTTCCGTTTTTCTCTCACGTAATGAACTGGAAAAAGAATGAAAAACTTCATATCCAGATTTTCGCCCTCTTTTTGCTACACTCTTTTTTAACCGGAATCTATCCAAAAGCGGTTTTTTTGGTAGATCTTATAGCCGCTCTTTTGTTAACTATAGAGCTAAAAAATATAAAATTTCCTTTTCCAAACAGAGAACCACTTTTGTGGATACTGCATATCGCACTTTTCTGGTTGCCGCTTGGTCTCTTTTTAGGCGGTATAATAGAGTTTTTTGAAACTTGGTTTGGACTTTATAGCTTTAAACTCTCTTTACACATTTTGGTTTTGGGATTTTTAACGACTATCCTTATCGGTTTTGGAACAAGAGTAACTCTTGGACACTCTAGCAATATGCTCATCGTCGATAAAGTTACCGTATATATTTTCTATTTTACGCAAGTAGTATTACTAGGAAGGATAATCTTTAGTATAACCGCATATTTTGGCAAAATAAGCCCATTTTTCGATATAAGCGCAACTTTGTGGATTGTACTATTTATTTGGTGGATGGCGAAATATTTTAAGATTTTGGCTTTCGGAGAGAAAGTTATTCCTAAATAG
- the rsgA gene encoding ribosome small subunit-dependent GTPase A has protein sequence MSVKGIVTYRSAGSSKITLLDTFEIFNGILRKKVKKLKLYAGDFVEGEVVDNNFVIEKIQQRKNLLNRPPVANVDNVLVVNAIKNPDFDNFLLDNFLAVYEFKGLEPVIIFNKTDLLKDDEKELLQKWMNVYKEAGYETIAISAIEDEGVENLKDFIKGDISILAGPSGVGKSSILSRLLNIPIKIGEVSEKLKRGRHTTTAVTLYRFNENSFIADTPGFSRVEATYFMDKKEVRLYFREFLRYSCKFPDCTHTNEPDCEVKKKAVKRGEISCDRFKSYLKIMNYYWEELEKIC, from the coding sequence ATGAGTGTTAAAGGTATCGTTACTTACAGAAGTGCGGGAAGCAGTAAAATAACGCTTCTTGACACTTTTGAAATTTTTAATGGAATTTTAAGAAAAAAGGTAAAAAAACTTAAACTCTATGCAGGAGATTTTGTAGAGGGAGAGGTTGTAGATAACAATTTTGTTATTGAAAAGATTCAACAAAGAAAAAACCTTCTAAATCGTCCTCCCGTAGCAAACGTAGATAATGTTTTAGTTGTAAATGCTATAAAAAATCCAGATTTTGATAATTTCTTGCTAGATAACTTTTTAGCTGTTTACGAGTTTAAAGGATTAGAGCCCGTAATCATCTTCAATAAAACGGATCTTTTAAAAGATGATGAAAAAGAGCTACTACAAAAGTGGATGAACGTCTATAAAGAGGCCGGATATGAGACTATAGCTATAAGTGCTATAGAAGATGAAGGGGTTGAGAATTTAAAAGATTTTATAAAAGGAGATATCTCTATCTTAGCTGGCCCAAGCGGCGTAGGAAAAAGTTCTATACTATCAAGACTTCTTAATATCCCTATAAAAATCGGCGAAGTTAGCGAAAAGCTAAAAAGAGGAAGACATACCACTACGGCGGTTACGCTTTATAGGTTTAATGAAAACTCGTTTATTGCCGATACTCCAGGATTTAGTAGGGTTGAAGCTACCTATTTTATGGATAAAAAAGAGGTTAGACTCTATTTTAGAGAGTTTTTGAGATACTCTTGCAAATTTCCAGATTGTACTCATACTAACGAACCTGATTGTGAAGTAAAAAAAAAGGCGGTTAAAAGAGGCGAAATATCTTGTGATAGATTTAAAAGCTATTTAAAAATAATGAATTATTATTGGGAAGAATTAGAAAAAATTTGTTAA
- a CDS encoding SIR2 family NAD-dependent protein deacylase: protein MKKVYILSGAGISQESGIPVFRGEEGLWQNYDIQKVCSLKGWEEDRDYVKRFYDERRVELKNYKPNRAHKIFAKLESEFPNQIYHLTQNVDDLLEHAGCKKIIHLHGTLTHLRCQKCQNIFYIGYRSQKSDEKCSKCDSKDVRHNVVMFGEVAPNYRYLYTLSKECDLFVAIGTSGKVIDIVDLSKEFKKTVLINPNREEYVTIFGSNDRFIDTYFDIFIQKSAVEAADELYELIKEYLLN, encoded by the coding sequence GTGAAAAAAGTTTATATCTTAAGTGGCGCCGGAATCAGCCAAGAAAGTGGGATTCCGGTTTTTAGAGGAGAAGAGGGACTTTGGCAAAATTACGATATCCAAAAGGTCTGTTCACTAAAAGGTTGGGAAGAGGATAGAGATTATGTAAAAAGATTTTATGACGAAAGAAGGGTTGAGCTTAAAAACTACAAGCCAAATAGAGCGCACAAAATTTTCGCAAAGTTAGAATCCGAATTTCCAAATCAGATCTACCATCTAACACAAAATGTTGACGATCTATTAGAACATGCCGGCTGTAAAAAAATCATCCATCTACATGGAACATTGACTCACTTAAGATGCCAAAAGTGCCAAAATATATTTTATATAGGCTATAGATCACAAAAGAGCGACGAAAAGTGCTCCAAATGCGACTCAAAAGATGTACGCCACAATGTAGTAATGTTTGGAGAAGTAGCACCAAATTACCGCTATCTATACACCCTTTCAAAAGAGTGTGATCTCTTTGTAGCTATCGGAACTAGCGGAAAAGTTATAGATATAGTTGACCTATCAAAAGAGTTTAAAAAAACCGTTTTGATAAATCCTAATCGTGAAGAGTATGTAACTATATTTGGAAGCAATGATAGATTTATAGATACCTATTTTGATATTTTTATACAAAAAAGTGCTGTAGAAGCCGCCGATGAACTATATGAACTGATAAAAGAGTATCTGCTTAACTAA
- a CDS encoding AI-2E family transporter, whose translation MNVYKAAAIFIIIFGLKFISPILVYIIFSAFLTIILVPIFTYIDKKGLPAFIAYFITITILILIFTTIYILIDNSIKGFLSNLPEYQEKFNEYKLIVQQIINKYNLNISLENIDIFTIINQSFKKIGSIATSILIIIIGVSFLLFESKSFGRRISKIVNNKINLKNFYNNTQKYFLIKTFTSFLTGLFIGLMLYFFGVDFAFLFGFLAFLFNFIPVIGSIIASIPGISIALVTQDLWITFYVGLLYLVINISISNILEPKIMGEGLDLSPAIIFFSLLFWGWIFGIIGTFLAVPLTMTLKLAFESSNDTKLIGELMSRHKKN comes from the coding sequence TTGAATGTTTATAAAGCCGCCGCAATTTTTATTATAATATTTGGTTTAAAATTTATATCTCCTATATTAGTTTATATTATTTTTTCGGCTTTTTTAACAATTATATTAGTACCGATTTTCACTTATATAGATAAAAAAGGGCTTCCAGCGTTTATAGCTTATTTTATTACAATAACCATACTTATACTAATTTTTACTACTATTTATATATTAATAGATAATTCAATAAAAGGTTTTTTATCTAATCTACCCGAATATCAAGAAAAATTTAACGAATATAAACTTATAGTCCAACAAATTATTAATAAATACAACTTAAATATCAGTTTAGAAAATATAGATATATTTACTATTATCAATCAATCCTTTAAAAAAATAGGTTCTATCGCTACGAGTATCCTTATAATAATTATAGGGGTAAGTTTTTTACTTTTTGAGTCAAAGAGTTTCGGTAGAAGAATTTCCAAAATAGTTAACAATAAAATCAATTTAAAAAATTTCTATAACAACACTCAAAAATATTTTTTAATCAAAACATTTACAAGTTTTCTTACGGGCCTATTTATAGGATTGATGCTTTATTTTTTTGGAGTAGACTTTGCTTTTTTATTTGGATTTTTAGCTTTTTTGTTCAACTTTATTCCTGTAATAGGCTCTATAATAGCCTCAATTCCCGGTATTTCCATCGCCCTCGTTACTCAAGATTTATGGATAACTTTTTATGTAGGTTTATTATACCTTGTTATAAATATTTCCATTTCAAATATATTAGAACCTAAAATTATGGGAGAAGGTTTGGATCTATCTCCAGCAATAATTTTCTTCTCCCTTTTGTTTTGGGGTTGGATATTTGGAATAATAGGCACTTTTTTGGCCGTACCGTTAACAATGACGTTAAAATTGGCTTTTGAAAGTTCAAACGATACAAAATTGATCGGAGAACTTATGTCTAGACATAAAAAAAATTAG
- a CDS encoding ion transporter, with translation MVIKRIVESSYFQNFIIALIIINGITLGLETYKNIYLRYEKLFYIFNFFVLTVFTIEITLRIIVYKKKFFKDGWSLFDFFVVFISLIPSGNGFEILRVLRVFRILRIITVIPKMRKIVSALFSVIPSILSIAGLLFIIFYVSSVMVTQLYGETFPEWFGSLERSLYTLFQIMTLESWSMGIVRPVMEQHPYAWIFFIPFIFIVTFIMINLIIAIVVDAMNEITKKDTEIITNEIHEKDLKLLSEIENIKQEIISLKKIIENKN, from the coding sequence ATGGTGATAAAAAGAATAGTAGAAAGCTCTTATTTCCAAAATTTTATTATTGCCTTAATAATTATAAACGGTATTACTTTAGGATTGGAAACATATAAAAATATATATCTAAGATATGAAAAACTTTTTTATATTTTTAATTTTTTCGTATTAACTGTTTTTACTATTGAAATAACTCTAAGAATAATAGTTTACAAAAAAAAATTTTTTAAGGATGGATGGAGTCTTTTTGATTTTTTTGTTGTTTTTATATCGCTAATTCCTTCCGGAAATGGATTTGAGATTTTAAGAGTATTAAGAGTTTTCAGAATATTAAGAATTATTACGGTTATTCCTAAAATGAGGAAAATCGTAAGTGCTCTATTTAGTGTAATACCTAGTATACTATCAATTGCCGGATTACTATTTATAATATTTTATGTCTCATCAGTAATGGTTACTCAACTTTATGGAGAAACTTTTCCGGAGTGGTTTGGAAGTTTAGAAAGATCGCTGTATACTCTTTTTCAAATTATGACATTAGAGTCTTGGTCTATGGGTATAGTAAGACCTGTAATGGAACAACATCCATATGCATGGATATTTTTCATACCTTTTATATTTATAGTCACTTTTATTATGATAAACTTAATAATAGCAATAGTTGTAGACGCTATGAATGAAATAACTAAAAAAGATACTGAAATTATAACTAATGAAATTCACGAAAAAGATCTAAAATTGTTATCTGAAATTGAAAATATAAAACAAGAGATTATTAGTTTAAAAAAGATTATTGAAAATAAAAACTAA